The DNA region GAGGTGGACACCGCCGCGAAGCTTTTGGGCAGGGCGTTCGGCTATGACTTCACGGTCGTGCCCGGCAAAAAACTGGGGCGCACGATCGATTCCCCGACCATCAACCAGCGGCTGCCAAACGGGTTTGTCGCGATGCGTCACGGCGTCTACGCTTCGGCTTCGATGGCTGAGGGCAAATGGTACCCATCGGTGACCAACGTCGGAGTGCGCCCCACGGTGGAGGACAGCCGGGCGGTCAACTCGGAAACCTACCTGTACGGCTTTTCGGGCGACCTTTACGGGAAAAAGGTACAGGTGCGGCTCTTGAAGTTCCTGCGCGATGAGCAGCGGTTTGCTTCGGTGGACCAGCTCAAGGAGCAGATCCAGCGGGACACGCAGGATGCGCTGCCCTACGCGCGCACTTATATTACGGCGCTGTAGCATTTTTTCGCAAAAAGTTTTTTGATCCCGGTATGGAGCCTTTACAAACCGCCCATACTATGCTATAATTTCAATTCAAGCGGCCTTTTTCCCGGAGACAGGGATTCACGCCCGTTTTACACGGGGGTTATCACCCGCCTGTCCCTGAGATTCAGGACGGAAAATTTTATGAGGTGATTTTATCATGATGCGCAAAGAAGAGAAACAGGAAATCATTCAGCAGAACAAAACCCACGAGGGAGACACCGGTTCCCCGGAGGTGCAGATCGCAATCCTTTCCAAACGGATCAACGACCTGACCGAGCACCTGAAGGTCCACAAGAAGGATCATCATTCCCGCCGTGGCCTGCTGCAAATGGTTGGTAAGAGAAGAAACATGCTCAACTACCTGGCCAAGAAAGACATCAACCGCTACCGCGAGCTGATCGCCAAACTGGGCCTGCGCAAGTAAGCAGCCTGCTGTGGAGGCAGACGGCGGATATGCCGTCTGCCTTCACCTGCGTATTCCAGTGGTTCGCCATGGGGCCGTGAGCGCACTTTTAGCAGTTACCGGAGCGCCCGAAACGACCGTTTCGGAGGCTGCGATACTTGCTAAAAAGGACACGGCTCCGTGAAAATAAACGCTTTATTTTCTTTGAAACGGAGGAACAACAATGTTCGAAAATTACAAGGTATTCGAAACCGAATTCGGCGGCCGCAAGATGACCTTCGAAACCGGGAAAATGTGCTGCCTGTCGAACGGCTCGGTGCTGGTGCGCTGGGGCGAGACGGTGGTGCTCTGCAACGTAACAGCTTCCCAGAAACCCCGCGAGGGCATCGACTTTTTCCCGCTGTCGGTCGACTTTGAGGAAAAACTTTACTCGGTCGGCAAGATCCCCGGCTCGTTCATCAAGCGCGAAAGCCGCCCGAGCGATAAGGCGATTCTGGCTTCCCGTCTGGTGGACCGCCCGATCCGCCCGCTTTTCCCGAAGGATATGCGCAACGACTGTTCGGTTGTCATGACCGTTATGTCGGTCGATCCCGACTGCCTGCCGGAAATCGCCGGCATGATCGGAACCTCCTTCGCGCTGTCCATCTCGGACATCCCGTGGAAAGGCCCCATCGCGGGCGCGAACATCGGCCTGGTCGACGGCGAAGTCGTCGTTTGCCCGAATGCCGAGCAGCGTGAGAAGAGTGATCTCAACCTCACCGTCGCCGCCAACGAGGACGTCATCTGCATGATCGAGGCCGGCGCGAATGAGGTCAGCAACGAAGTCATGCTCGACGCGATTATCAAGGGCCACACTGAAATTAAAAAGATGGTTCGCTTTATCAAGGAAGTGCAGGCTGAAATCGGCAAGCCGAAGTTCTCCTTTGAGTCGATGGAAGTCCCGCACGACCTGTTCGACGCTGTGGAATCCTTCTGCGCCGAAGATGTGAAGGTTGCGCTCGACACCGACAACAAGGTGGTCCGCGACGAACGGCTCGCGCCGATCGTCGACCGTGTGCATGAAAAATTCGACGACGGCCTGGAAAACCCGGCCATTCTCGACGAAGTGATGTATAAGCTCCAGAAAAAGATCGTCCGCCGCTGGCTGCTCGATGAGCAGAAGCGGGTCGACGGCCGCAAGATGGACGAGATCCGCCCGCTGGCTGCCGAAGTCAGCCTGCTGCCCCGCGTCCACGGTTCCGGCATGTTCACCCGCGGCCAGACCCAGGTGCTGACCGTCTGCACCCTCGGAACGGTCAGCGAAGCGCAGAAGCTCGACGGCATCGACGACCAGGAGCAGAAACGCTACATCCACCACTACAACTTCCCCTCCTACTCGGTCGGTGAGACCCGTCCGAGCCGCGGCCCCGGTCGCCGCGAGATCGGCCACGGCGCGCTCGCGGAGCGTGCGCTTGAGCCGGTGATCCCGTCGGTGGAGGAGTTCCCGTACACCATCCGCCTGGTTTCCGAGGTGCTCTCCTCGAACGGTTCCACCTCCCAGGGCTCGATCTGCGGCTCTACGCTCGCCCTGATGGACGCGGGCGTGCCGATCAAACGGCCGGTCGCGGGCATCTCCTGCGGACTCATCACCGAAGGCGACCGCTGGATGACCATGGTCGATATCCAGGGGCTTGAGGACTTCTTCGGCGACATGGACTTTAAGGTCGGCGGCACCGAAAAGGGTATCACCGCGATCCAGATGGACCTCAAAATCGACGGCCTGACCTACGACATCATCAAGGAGGCCTTCGAAAAGACCTATAAGGCCCGGATGTATATCCTCAACGACATCATGCTGCCGGTCATCCCCGCGCCGCGCGAGGAGCTTTCCAAATACGCGCCCAAGGTAAAATCGATCCACATCCATCCGGACAAGATCCGTGAGGTCATCGGTTCGGGCGGAAAGGTGATCCAGAAGATCACCGCCGACTGCGGCGTCAAGATCGACATCGACGATGACGGTACTGTGGTTGTTGCCTCGACCGACGCGGACGGCATCCGCCGCGCCATCTCGATCATCGAAACGATCGTCAACGACCCGGAGGTCGGCGCGATCTACAAGGGCAAGGTCACCCGCCTGATGAACTTCGGCGCGTTTGTCGAGCTCGCCCCCGGCAAGGAGGGCCTTGTGCACATCTCGAAACTCGATATGGGCCGCGTCGAGAAGGTGGAGGATGTTGTCGCCGTGGGCGACGAAGTGATTGTCAAGGTCACCGAGATCGATCAGCAGGGCCGCATCAACCTCTCCCGCCGCGACGCGCTCATCGCGATGGAGGCGAAGAAGAACGCCGCCAAAGGAAACTAAAAGCTGCTTCATCAGATAACAAAACGCCCCCGGCCACTGGCCGGGGGCGTTTTTGGTTTCTCTTTTGTGCTGCCGAAGGCTGCTCCTCTCAATGATTCGTCAGGATAGACAAGAGCAGGCAGCCGCTTGAAAGATAGCGGCTGTCCGGCAAACGAAAATTTATAAAAAAGCATGATTCATGATCTTGTTTTGTAAATGAGCATAAAAGGCATCGTATTCCGCTTGTGAAATCGGCCTAGGGCTGCTCATGACAACAAGTTCATGTCCCTTGTCTCCTTTATGGTAAGGAGGGTGAATATGGAAATACGGATTCTCAACAAATTCACATCGTTCATAGAATCCTTTTCTTCTTATAGATACTGCATCGATGGGAGGATCAATTTCAAGTATAAGAGTTTTCTTCTGTTTCTGCAAAAGGGAAAGTACTCTCTTTCCATATTGCTTGTTTCGCATCTCCGGCAAAATACAA from Anaerotruncus rubiinfantis includes:
- the rpsO gene encoding 30S ribosomal protein S15, which codes for MMRKEEKQEIIQQNKTHEGDTGSPEVQIAILSKRINDLTEHLKVHKKDHHSRRGLLQMVGKRRNMLNYLAKKDINRYRELIAKLGLRK
- a CDS encoding polyribonucleotide nucleotidyltransferase; the encoded protein is MFENYKVFETEFGGRKMTFETGKMCCLSNGSVLVRWGETVVLCNVTASQKPREGIDFFPLSVDFEEKLYSVGKIPGSFIKRESRPSDKAILASRLVDRPIRPLFPKDMRNDCSVVMTVMSVDPDCLPEIAGMIGTSFALSISDIPWKGPIAGANIGLVDGEVVVCPNAEQREKSDLNLTVAANEDVICMIEAGANEVSNEVMLDAIIKGHTEIKKMVRFIKEVQAEIGKPKFSFESMEVPHDLFDAVESFCAEDVKVALDTDNKVVRDERLAPIVDRVHEKFDDGLENPAILDEVMYKLQKKIVRRWLLDEQKRVDGRKMDEIRPLAAEVSLLPRVHGSGMFTRGQTQVLTVCTLGTVSEAQKLDGIDDQEQKRYIHHYNFPSYSVGETRPSRGPGRREIGHGALAERALEPVIPSVEEFPYTIRLVSEVLSSNGSTSQGSICGSTLALMDAGVPIKRPVAGISCGLITEGDRWMTMVDIQGLEDFFGDMDFKVGGTEKGITAIQMDLKIDGLTYDIIKEAFEKTYKARMYILNDIMLPVIPAPREELSKYAPKVKSIHIHPDKIREVIGSGGKVIQKITADCGVKIDIDDDGTVVVASTDADGIRRAISIIETIVNDPEVGAIYKGKVTRLMNFGAFVELAPGKEGLVHISKLDMGRVEKVEDVVAVGDEVIVKVTEIDQQGRINLSRRDALIAMEAKKNAAKGN
- a CDS encoding GNAT family N-acetyltransferase; its protein translation is MDLERITNPLHPMYKRALELYQISFPLHEQREEFSQAAILNDDTYHFELIYDVGVFVGLVLYWKNLNDIYIEHFCILPEMRNKQYGKRVLSLLQKQKKTLILEIDPPIDAVSIRRKGFYERCEFVENPYFHIHPPYHKGDKGHELVVMSSPRPISQAEYDAFYAHLQNKIMNHAFL